The segment TACACGCGGAATCGAAGGCCTGGAACGCATGCGCCTGGTCCGGGACGACATCCAGGCCCGCGTCCAAAAGCTCTACGCTGAACTCGCGGAAAAGTAGACGCCCGAGGAGACCATGGAACCGTTCCGGGAGCAGACCGTGACCGACTACAGCCGTGCCACGCGGGAGCTGAAGGGTTGGCTGGAGAATGCCACCACCTCGGATCTGCAGCGCAAGAGCAATGGGACCCGCTGGACCAACGAGGAGCTGCTTTTCCACATGGTCTTCGGATACATGATCGTCCGGACCCTACTCCCTTTGGTTCGGGTCGTCAGCAGCCTGCCCCCATCGTGGAGGAGGGCATTCGCTGCCGGACTAGACATGGCCACCGGCCCGTTCGACGTCGTTAATTACTGGGGATCGCGGGCCGCCGCGATGGTCTACAACCGGCACCGGATGAGCCGGAAGCTCGAAAAGACGGTCACGGCCCTTACCCGTCGGCTCCAACATGAAAGCCCGGCTTCCCTGGCCATGTCCATGCCCTTCCCCACGCGATGGGATCCCTTCTTCACCGCCGATATGGCACTCTCGGACATCTATAGCTACGCCACGCTGCATTTCGATTTCCACGCCAAGCAATTGAGCCTCGGCCTATCAGGACCCGAGTAAGCAATTAGGTCATGTAAATCTTACGTAATGTATGTGATTCGTGTCACGATCACGCTTTCTGGATGGAAATTTAGGTATGGCTAACCTAAAGTTTCAAGCTGTGAGCCCGCACTTCCTTCCCCCGGGCTCCCTTGGATTTGCTCGCAGAAAGTAGCCTCATGAAGATTCGCGCACATGCGCTGGCTGGCATCGCACTCGCCGCCACAGCTGCCCTGAGCTTGGCCGCTTGCGGCGACGGCACAGCCTCCCCCGCAACCACCGGCACCGCTTCCGCCGACGCTGCCACCAAGGTGGCTGGCGAAATCACCGTCTACAACGCCCAGCACGACACCCTGACCAAGGAATGGGTGGACGCGTTCACCAAGGAGACCGGCGTCAAGGTCACCATCCGTCAAGGTTCAGACAGCGAGCTCTCCA is part of the Arthrobacter methylotrophus genome and harbors:
- a CDS encoding DinB family protein, with product MEPFREQTVTDYSRATRELKGWLENATTSDLQRKSNGTRWTNEELLFHMVFGYMIVRTLLPLVRVVSSLPPSWRRAFAAGLDMATGPFDVVNYWGSRAAAMVYNRHRMSRKLEKTVTALTRRLQHESPASLAMSMPFPTRWDPFFTADMALSDIYSYATLHFDFHAKQLSLGLSGPE